Proteins from one Chloroflexota bacterium genomic window:
- a CDS encoding glutamate mutase L, producing MTTAPTDSILVVDIGNITTRAALFDIVSGDFRFVAGGEARSTAEPPYANVEEGLHHALEELQKVTGRAFVDANDRVIIPTAPDGNGVDSFAATASVGDPLRVAVVGLMPNISLSSAHRLAASTYALVGEALGLGDRRREAQQLDALLAAKPEVVIIAGGTENGSQSAVLRLAETVALASRRMPEGTRPEILFAGNGAMQDKIKAMFEGLSEVFVADNLRPELDNEIIAPARRQLAWLYEHIRLASFGGYTDLSQWGTGSVTPTATAFGNVIRFMSETSGNKSTLGVDVGSMSTVMAAATGDDLVLTVRPDVGVGHSALRLLSQAKLDHISRWLPEDFSDDEVRDYVYNKSLAPATVPHELREIYLEHALARQCLQATFATARPAWAGKVKATYGGLMPAFETIIGSGAVLGRAPRFGQAALMMVDGLQPTGVVTLMLDMHNLLPAVGAAAMQNPIAAAQVLQSQSFASLGVVVSLVGEARLGQNVVRVKLNPTQGEAVDMKVPYGSLEVLRLPPGQEAKLTVQPLRGFDAGFGAGVSKTMTITGGEVGVIIDARGRPIEFPATPEKQRDAVSRWCARLGEYGI from the coding sequence GTTGATATTGGCAACATCACCACCCGCGCCGCCCTGTTTGATATTGTGAGCGGCGACTTCCGCTTTGTGGCGGGCGGCGAAGCCCGTTCCACCGCCGAGCCGCCGTACGCCAACGTGGAAGAAGGACTGCACCACGCGCTGGAAGAATTGCAGAAGGTGACGGGCCGCGCCTTCGTGGACGCCAATGATCGGGTGATCATTCCTACCGCGCCCGACGGCAACGGGGTGGATTCTTTTGCCGCCACGGCCAGCGTCGGCGATCCACTGCGAGTAGCGGTGGTGGGGCTGATGCCCAACATCTCATTGTCCAGCGCCCACCGGCTGGCGGCTTCCACTTATGCTCTGGTCGGCGAAGCGCTGGGGCTGGGGGATCGCCGTCGCGAAGCGCAACAGTTGGACGCCCTGCTGGCGGCCAAGCCCGAAGTCGTCATCATCGCCGGCGGCACCGAAAACGGATCGCAAAGCGCCGTGTTGCGCCTGGCCGAGACTGTGGCCCTGGCCTCGCGCCGCATGCCTGAAGGCACGCGGCCTGAAATTCTTTTTGCCGGCAACGGCGCGATGCAGGACAAAATCAAAGCCATGTTCGAAGGCCTGTCGGAGGTGTTCGTGGCCGACAACCTCCGGCCCGAACTCGACAACGAGATTATTGCCCCGGCCCGCCGCCAACTGGCCTGGCTCTACGAACACATCCGCCTGGCCAGCTTTGGCGGTTACACCGACCTTTCTCAGTGGGGCACGGGGAGCGTCACACCCACCGCCACCGCCTTCGGCAACGTCATTCGCTTCATGAGCGAAACGTCCGGCAACAAGAGCACGCTGGGCGTGGATGTCGGCTCGATGTCTACGGTGATGGCCGCCGCGACCGGAGACGACCTGGTTCTCACCGTGCGGCCTGACGTGGGCGTGGGCCACAGCGCCCTGCGCCTGCTGAGCCAGGCTAAGCTGGATCACATTTCGCGCTGGTTGCCCGAAGATTTCTCCGACGACGAAGTGCGCGACTACGTTTACAACAAGAGCCTGGCCCCGGCCACCGTGCCGCACGAACTGCGCGAGATTTATCTGGAGCACGCGCTGGCTCGCCAGTGTTTGCAGGCAACGTTTGCCACCGCCCGGCCAGCCTGGGCCGGCAAGGTCAAAGCCACTTACGGCGGCCTGATGCCGGCCTTTGAAACCATCATTGGCAGTGGCGCGGTTCTGGGGCGTGCCCCTCGCTTTGGGCAGGCGGCGCTGATGATGGTTGACGGACTGCAACCCACCGGCGTGGTTACGCTAATGCTGGATATGCACAACCTTCTGCCCGCTGTCGGGGCGGCGGCCATGCAAAACCCCATTGCCGCCGCGCAGGTGTTGCAGTCGCAGAGCTTCGCCAGTCTGGGCGTGGTCGTGTCGCTGGTGGGCGAGGCTCGCCTCGGCCAGAATGTGGTGCGCGTAAAACTCAACCCAACGCAGGGCGAGGCTGTTGATATGAAAGTGCCTTACGGCTCGCTCGAAGTCTTGCGCCTGCCGCCCGGCCAGGAAGCCAAACTCACCGTTCAACCGTTGCGCGGCTTCGATGCCGGGTTTGGTGCCGGCGTTTCCAAGACCATGACGATCACCGGCGGTGAAGTGGGCGTGATTATTGACGCCCGTGGCCGCCCCATCGAATTCCCGGCCACCCCTGAGAAACAGCGCGACGCCGTGAGCAGGTGGTGCGCCAGGTTGGGAGAGTACGGCATATAA